A portion of the Micavibrio sp. TMED2 genome contains these proteins:
- a CDS encoding VapC toxin family PIN domain ribonuclease, with protein MIILDTNIISELLRPAPEPKVEAWLAAQDGGQVYLTVLSEAELRYGVAILADGERRDALTSAVDAMLREDFRDRILPFDSAAAEAFATIAADRRGAGRPISQSDCQIAAIGRVHNAAVATHNTKDFAGCGVEIIDPWSVT; from the coding sequence ATGATCATCCTCGACACCAACATCATCTCAGAGCTGTTGCGCCCGGCACCCGAGCCAAAAGTCGAAGCATGGCTTGCAGCCCAGGACGGGGGTCAGGTCTATCTGACCGTACTCAGCGAAGCCGAGTTGCGCTATGGCGTGGCCATCCTTGCGGACGGTGAGCGGCGTGATGCCCTAACTAGCGCCGTGGACGCCATGCTGCGGGAGGATTTTCGGGACCGCATCCTGCCCTTCGACAGCGCCGCCGCCGAGGCCTTTGCCACCATCGCCGCCGACCGACGTGGTGCCGGACGGCCGATCAGCCAGTCCGACTGTCAGATCGCCGCCATCGGGCGCGTTCACAACGCTGCCGTGGCGACGCACAATACCAAAGACTTTGCGGGATGTGGGGTCGAGATCATAGACCCGTGGAGCGTGACTTGA
- a CDS encoding plasmid stabilization protein, with translation MASITIRNLDDGIKRRLRVRAAEHGRSMEEEAREILRQVVGETTPPNNLAAAIRSRFAALGGAELDIPARDAMRAPPSFD, from the coding sequence GTGGCCAGCATTACCATCCGAAACCTCGATGACGGCATCAAGCGCCGGTTGCGCGTGCGCGCGGCTGAGCATGGCCGGTCCATGGAAGAGGAAGCACGGGAAATCCTGCGTCAGGTCGTCGGAGAGACGACCCCGCCCAACAACCTTGCCGCCGCCATCCGCTCACGTTTTGCCGCTCTTGGCGGCGCCGAGCTCGACATCCCGGCCCGCGACGCCATGCGCGCGCCGCCGAGTTTCGACTAA
- a CDS encoding plasmid stabilization protein, with protein sequence MASITIRNIDDSLKHRLRVRAAEHGHSMEEEARAILRAAIEATTPPSNLAAAIRARVAGIGGAGLELPSREPMRSPPSFD encoded by the coding sequence GTGGCCAGCATCACGATCCGCAATATCGATGACAGCTTGAAGCACCGCCTGCGGGTGCGCGCGGCCGAGCACGGCCATTCCATGGAAGAGGAAGCGCGCGCGATCCTCCGCGCCGCTATCGAGGCGACCACACCGCCATCGAACTTGGCGGCGGCAATCCGAGCGCGGGTGGCTGGTATTGGCGGCGCTGGACTCGAGCTGCCGTCACGGGAGCCCATGCGCTCCCCGCCGAGCTTCGACTAG